CGTGTTTCCATCGGCGATTGCTTGCTGCAGTGCCGGCACCCACTGGGGAGCCAAATCGTTCGCTAACTGCCAGACAGCAAAATCGAGGAAACGATCCATCGGCTCACGTGTGGCTTCAAGACCAACGATCATGGCTTCTGGGCTAGGAACCGTCGCCAAGGCTCGCACACCTTCCAGGCGAACCCGAGGGTTTTCATCGCGAACTGCGGCAGTGAAAACCACCAATGGGCTCGAAATCTCATCATGCCACTGCGAGGCAACCCGAACTGCAGCTGCGCGAATATTGTGGTTCGGGGAGGCCAGCATCTCTTTTAAGAGCGGCTCGTTGACCTCATCCAAAGCTTGATAAGCCCACAAACCTTCTAAGAAGTAATGAGCCGTCGAGGGATCATCCTTCGCCAGCGACTTCATCCAGGTAGCAAGCTGCGGCAAGACTTCCGATCGTGGTTGCTGTTTGAGTTGTTGTTTTGCTTGTGTGCGAACCCACATGTCAGGCGACTTGAGCGAGGCCAACAATTGCTCGACGGAAGCAGTTTCCAGGTTCATTGGCTTGGCAAGCGGACTCCCCTTCTTGGTCACACGCCAGATGCGACCGTGCACGTGGTCGCGTCGAGGATCGCGGAAATCAACTTCGCCATGCTGAATGATCGGGTTGTACCAGTCGGCGATGTAGATCGCCCCGTCCGGTCCCATTTTGACGTCGACCGGGCGAAACGCGCCGTGATTCGCTTTGATGACATCCTCAGCCTGACGACTCGCGAACCCGGAACCATCCTCCTCAAGCACAAATCGGCAGACACGATGAGCGCGGAAATCATTGGTTAAGGCGCTCGTTTGCCAATCGGCTGGTAAGTGCGAACCACCAACGAGTTCCAGACCACAATGCTTCGGGCTGCCTGGATTCAAACCTTGCACTAAACGCCGAGCATCTGCCGCCGTGACGTAGACAGCTCCTGGAAAGATGTAATTTATCCCTTCACCGTAGGCACCATCGGTTGCGAAATCAGCTCCCCATTGGTTGAAGTGATGCCCCCAGGAATTGACAAACCCGCGGCAGTACACATCCAGTTCCATCGTTTCGGGACGGAATTGCCAGATGCCGCCAGCATTCAAACGACGTACGCCGTGTGGAGTTTCGATGTGGCTGTGAATGTAGATCGATTGATTGAAGTACATCATGCCGTCGTAGCCCCACCGCAGCGTGTGCAAAATGTGGTGGGTATCTTCGGTACCAAACCCTGAAAGAACAACTCGCTTCTCGTCGGCTTTGCCGTCACCGTCGGTATCTTTCATGTGCAGCAGTTCGGTACTGTTCGCAACGTACACACCACCATCACCAGGAAGTACGCCAGTCGGAATCAGTAGGCCATCGGCGAAGACCGTTGACTTATCAGCCGTACCGTCGCCGTTGCTATCTTCCAGCATGATGATCTTGTCGTTGGCAACTTGGCCAGGTTCGATTTGCGGATAGACTTCGCTGGAAGCGACCCACAATCGACCTTGGGCGTCGAAATTGATTTGAATCGGACTGGCGATCATCGGATCGGACGCGAAAAGGTTCACTTCAAACCCTTCCGCCACGGTGAACGATTCCTGTTCGACGTTAGGATTCGTATCGGGGATGACCTTCAGATCTCGCTGAGCCCACACCAAGGTAGGCATCGCGATCAGCAACAACAGCAATGTAAGAGCAGGGCGGAGCATGAGGACGTTTATCTCACAAGGGAGGTAGGTGATTCGAAGCAAGTCGGATGAGGTGGGCCGGTTAGTCGATGTGAACGGTGACCGGAACGGCCTGTTTCAGCTCGAAGATCTTCTGGTCTTGTTCTTCGATCAGCGGATCGAACTGAGGAATCTCGACCGCGTTGTTGCCCTGTTCATGTTTGCGGAACAGGTAGAGGTAGGTCTCGTTTTGCGGACGGAACCGATCAAAGAAGAGTTGGTTCTTTCGCAAGATCGCCTGGCGAAGCTCTTCCGTCTTTTCCATAAGTGGTTTGGCGGGGACTTGGACCGACTTATCCCATTGAGCGGCTGAAGCGGCCACCTTTGGATAGTCATTCACACCAATCGTATGCTCTCCGGCAGAGAGCCCTTCTACATGGAGAACTATCCGATCTTGATACTCTCCGGTAGGAGAGCGGGGATAAGGTAGATCCCAGTTGCCGGAAAGTTCGCCGGCTGCACTAACGGTATGGTCGTACGTCGTTTCAAATCCAAGTAGGTCAGCCATCTTCTGCGAAAGATACCAATAGCCAACATTCGTGAAGTGCTGACCGTTACTCGTCAGATACTGCGGAAGCTTCTCTGCCGTAACCTTTGTAATGTCACCGCTCAACTCCGTGAGATCAAGCGACTGATAGCCACGATCGTATGCCAACTGCTTGATCGCTTGCTGATATAACTTGACGTTCGCGTTGTACGCGGCCGGGTCGGGCAGGGGAGCAGGATGCTTTTCCATCAACGGTGGAGTGATCAATACAATCCGCTCCGTCTTCTTCTGAAGGTCATCAAGCAGCTTCGTGTAGTTCGCCTTGAACGACTCCAATCCGGCTTCCCCTTGAAAGGCTTCGTTCGTGCCGTAACCAACGAGGATGACGGTCGGATTAACCAGATCAACCGATTTCATCAGATGGTTGTAGCCTTCCTTCTGATCACCGAACCGGGCACGTGAGATCGCCGTCGCTTCGTCGCCGCTCCAGCCGAGGTTTCGAATCGCAAGTTTCTTATCAGGATTGGCAATCTGAATAGCGAGTTCGAAGTAGCCGTGGTACTGAGTGCGTTCGATAAAGGTTCCCCCAATCAACGCAATCCGATCACCATCGCGAAGCTCAAGCCTCTCGCCGTCATTTTCACTCTCCGATTGAGCGAGAAGGGTTTCTCCTAAAGACAGCGAAAGAACGATCGCAACACTCAGTAGCAGCAATCGAGACATTAGCGGTGTACGAAACACAGGCATGCTCCAGATTCGAGCGGATTGATGGGAGAATGGGGTGAGTTAGGTAGGAGATATTAGTTTAGCCCGCCGAAAACAGAACTTCCAGCTAGGCCGATTAGACCACCTCACGTTGGAAATAATTGGTGACAATTTGCCCGAATTCATCTCTAGAGTCACATTCGTGTTAAACTAGAAGATCGTCTTGGGGGTTACGTCCAGTACTCCCATTAGGTCGTCACGGCCCAACGAAACGAAGTCCATCCGGAGTCTCACATGCTGCTGAGTTCCTGCCCACGTTGCCACGATTCAATCCGCATCCCAGCGACTGCTCAGGTGAAATCGGTCGTGCGCTGCCCTCGTTGCCGTGAAGAATTCCCGATGCATGAGATCATGGATCAACTCCCACCGGAAGCGGAGATCGTTTCTGGCCCTGGAGCGATTGGGCATACCGTGATGCCCACCAATCTGGCGGATGCGACGGAATACGTTCTCGCAGGGGAAGAAGCACGCGAAGCGGATCCCGATTTTCGCTTCAAAGAGACCGGCTCGCTCAAGAGTGACGTCCCACCAATGGCGAAGATCGATTCGTCTCGCCCTCCCCGTCGACCGAAACGCCCCGAACCCAATATGGCCGCAGAGCTCGTCAAAGTGGTAGTGGGTGGCTTGGTCGGACTTACGTTAGCGTACCTGATTGTGCTTTGGGTCTTAAAGCAAGACCCGCTGCAACTGGCAGAGAAGTTTCCAGCTCAAGCGTATATCGTTTTTCCCGAACAGTTTCGTACCGCTGAGATGAAGAAATACGCTCGCGGAGACAACGCCACTCCCGCTGAAGAAGAAGAGGAAATCGAACTAACGGTCGAAAAGATCTCGATCGACAAGTTCCCTGAGCCTGAAACCACCCCAGCGGAGGAAACGGCGGACAGGCCTCCTGTAATCGAACAACCGCCTACGGAAGAGGAAGTGGTGGTCGAAGAACCGCTGGAGCAGCCTGCTCCACCCCGAGAGGATACATCCGACATAGAAGACGGCCCAGACGTGTTGTCGCTCGAGGAAGAGATCTCGATGGCGACCCAGGCAACGGAATTACTAGGTGAGATCGGCGCTCAAATTCCGCCGCTTCCCGGCAGCGAGCCTGTCGCCCCTACGAACGTGGGTAACGTTGACCTATCTCCGGTCGATAGTGACGAAAACTAGCAGCGAACTTGGGCGGCTTGATCCCTTGTGGCTGCGATTGGCTAACAGTCCCTAGGATCTGCTCGACCGCAGCGGTCAAGTCGTCCACGACGTTCGTGACGAGGGCCGCTCCTGTCGCTTCTGCCTCACGCAAGAGCTCTTGTTCGGTTTCTTTTCCGTAACCAGTGCGAACCAAGATTCCACGAGCTCCGGCGCTCACGGCCGCTCGAAGATCGGATCGCTTATCCCCCACCAGATAGGCCTGGGCGAGAGACACGTTCTCCTGAGCAGCTGCGGCACTCAGCATGCCAGCTCGCGGCTTACGGCATTCGCAGTCGACCATATACTGTTTGACAATCGCCGCCGGATGGTGCGGACAATAGTAATACGCATCAATCGACGCACCTTGATCGGCCAACAACTTATCAAGGTAGTTGTGAACCTCTTCGACTTCGTCTTCGGTAAAAAAACCGCGGGCAATACCCGATTGATTGGTGACGACAATGACAGGGATGCCGGCTTGATTCAGACGAGCAATTGCCTGGGCAGCACCCGGAATCAGCCGCAACTGGTGGGGTGAGCTGAGATACTGAACTTCCTCGTTGATCGTTCCATCGCGGTCCAAAAAGACCGCGGGGCGTCCTGGGCCAGTCCAGATTTTGGTATCGATCGTCATGCCAGCATTCCGTGCGGTGGATCCAGTTCCTCGTCCAATTCGAGGGGGCAGTTTTACCGTTTTCCCATGGCTTCCCCAAGGTCAATCTTCACAATGAATTCCCGACGAAAGTCGACACCCATGGCCCCAACTGGGGTGTCTTTCCGCTAAAATAAGGTCTCTAGCCCCGGTGAGTTCAGCGCAAGAGTTTGGCAGCAAAAGGCTCGAAGGACAGATGACGCAGGAAATTACGGCCCGATTAATCGACCAGAACCTGAAGACCTCAACCACCGAGTCGGAGTTCTCCGATCCCTCGTGGCGCGACGCGTATTCCGATCGTGACCTGGGATGGTTGCAATTCAACAGTCGGGTGCTGCACGAAGCTCTGGATCAGCGCAATCCTGCGCTCGAGCGGGTCAAGTTCCTGGCCATCTTCACTTCGAACTTAGACGAGTTCTTCATGAAGCGGATAGGTCTGCTGAGAACACGTAGTCAGGCCGAACGTTTGAAGAACCGAGTAATCGGGCCGGTGCCGATCCAACAGCGTCTGCACGAAATGCGGCAAGTGATCATTCCGATGCTTGAGAAACGTGGACGCTGTTTTCGCCGCGATCTGAAGCCACTGCTAGCAGAGCACAATATCCACCTCTTAGATTGGGATCAGCTGACCGACACCCAGCGCGAAAAGGCCAATCTATTCTTCAATCGCAATGTCTATCCAGCTCTCACGCCGTTGGCCTTGGACCCGGGCCACCCGTTCCCATACATGTCGAATCTATCGACGTCACTCGGTTTCGTGCTCCGAGTTCCCGATTCGGAAGAAAACCTGTTTGCCCGGGTGAAGGTCCCCAACATCTTGCCGCAATGGATCCAGCTTGATCCCGAAGTGGATGATGCCCGAAATTACATCCGCCTGGCCGACTTGATTCATTACAACGCCGAGAAACTTTTCCCAGGCATGTCGATCATCGACTCGACTTTGTTTCGCATCACTCGGAATTCGGAAGTCGAAATCGAAGACGACGACGAATCGGAAAGCATTCGAACCATCGTCGCGGAAGAATTGCGTCAACGAAAGTTCGAACCTGTCGTGCGTTTGGAACTCTCTGAGAATCCCAATCCTTGGGTTCGTTCGTTGCTGATGCATCAATTTGATCTCTCGGAAGACGACGTCTATGAAGTGCCTGGTGAGCTTGATTACGCCGGCATGTGGCCCTTGGCTTCGCTTGATATTAAAGATCTCCGCGACGAGACGTGGAATCCAATCGTTCCACCAGACTTGGCTGGCGAAGAAGCCGACATCTTTTCAGTGATCAAATCAGGCGACTTTCTGGTTCATCACCCGTACGAAAGCTTCGACGCTAGTGTCGAGCAGTTCATCCGGGCAGCGGCCAACGATCCGAAAGTGGTCGCCATCAAGATGACCGTGTACCGCGTGGGAGACGATACCCCGTTTGTGCGAAGCCTTATCCGAGCTGCGGAAACGGGGAAGCAGGTCGCTTGCTTGATCGAGCTGAAAGCTCGCTTCGATGAAGAACGCAATCTGCACTGGGCCAAAGAACTGGAGAAGATCGGAGCGCACGTGGTTTACGGCGTGCTCGGTCTCAAAACCCACACCAAGATCGCATTGGTGGTGCGGCAAGAGTCGGATGGCATTCGCTGTTACGCCCACATCGGAACCGGCAACTACCATGTGAAGACGGCTCGGCTGTACACCGATCTGGGCCTCTTCACGTGCGAACCAACGCTAACAACCGATGTGGTCAACCTGTTTCATGCCCTCACTGGTCGCTCGCGGGAACCAAGCTTCCAAAAGCTGCTGGTTGCTCCAACCAACATGCGCGAGCAATTCCTAGCCAAGATTCGCCGCGAGATCGAGTTCCAGAAGGAAGGCAAGCCAGGTCTGATCATCGTGAAGGTCAACCAATTGGAAGACCCCGAGATGTGCCAGGCAATCATCGCCGCTTCACAGGCTGGCGTGCGAGTCGAATGCATCGTCCGTGGTTTCTCTTGCCTTCGCGCCGGAGTTCCTGGTCTGACAGAAAACGTCACTATCCGCAGCATCATCGGTCGTTTTCTCGAGCATTCTCGGATCTACTATTTCCAAGCAGGTGCCGAGGATCCGCTCGATGGCGAATTCTATATCGGCTCGGCTGACTGGATGCAGCGAAATCTTAGCAATCGAGTCGAAGCCGTAACGCCGATCGATTTACGTGCCCACCGAGAGCGTTTGTGGGAGATCCTCGACGTCCTTATTAAGGATCGTCGCCAATCGTGGGTTATGCTGCCCGACGGTAATTACGAACAATTGCTAGCCACTGACGAAGATGATGATATCTCGCGGCTGGGCACCCACCGTACGTTAATGCTACTAACGCAACAACGCATGAAAGAGCGGATCAAATAATCGGCCTGCTGAGCCTGATTCGCTCTTGAACCGTTCCCCGATCCCATCGTAATACGTAGGGTGATCACCCGTTGTTTTGCGACCTGACAAGAGTTGCTCACTCGTATCAGGAGTCCCGATCAATGCATGCATCTCGAATTTCCCTGACTACTTGTTTTCTCGCGAGCTTGCTGTTCTCCTTCGCATCCTTTGAAGCAAGCTTTGCGCAGCTTCGTTTGGCCCCGCCCCCCAGTGTGGAATGGGCCAATCCACAACAAGGCGAATGGCGTGTCGCCGGCGATTCGGCAGACGAAGATCTTGGTCTTACACCCGATGAGAAACGAAACATCCTGGTCTATGAACGAGGCAATCGAGCCGTAGTTCATATCACCACGCGAAGCGTTCAGATCGACAACTTCTACTTGATGGAACGCCCCGCGGAAGGATCCGGTAGCGGTAGCATTTTGGACAAAACTGGACTCATCCTGACGAACTACCATGTAATCGAAGATGCCCGAGAGATTCGCGTCACACTGTTTAACGGCGAAAGCTATGTTGCCTCGCTTGTCGGGCAAGACCCAGTCAACGATATCGCCGTTCTGAAGATCGACGCTCCGCAGGATGTGCTGTTCCCGGTTCGCTACGGCGACTCTTCGAAACTGCGGGTCGGTCAGCAAGTGTACGCGATCGGGAATCCATTCGGGCTGGAACGAACGATGACGATTGGGATTATCTCAAGTTTGAATCGAGTTCTGCCTTCTCGTTCTGGCCGAACGATGAAGTCG
The genomic region above belongs to Blastopirellula marina and contains:
- a CDS encoding S1C family serine protease, which translates into the protein MHASRISLTTCFLASLLFSFASFEASFAQLRLAPPPSVEWANPQQGEWRVAGDSADEDLGLTPDEKRNILVYERGNRAVVHITTRSVQIDNFYLMERPAEGSGSGSILDKTGLILTNYHVIEDAREIRVTLFNGESYVASLVGQDPVNDIAVLKIDAPQDVLFPVRYGDSSKLRVGQQVYAIGNPFGLERTMTIGIISSLNRVLPSRSGRTMKSIIQIDAALNRGNSGGPLFDSSGRLIGMNTAIASRTGENTGVGFAIPISAVKRVVPQLVENGRVIRPDIGITRVYQTEQGLMVATVAQGGPVDQAGIRGFRLVREQIQRGPFVYEQTRIDRSEADTIIGIDGQRVQTADDLLSVVENKKPGEEVVLAVVRGGEKVSVPVTLGEGD
- the gmhB gene encoding D-glycero-beta-D-manno-heptose 1,7-bisphosphate 7-phosphatase, whose product is MTIDTKIWTGPGRPAVFLDRDGTINEEVQYLSSPHQLRLIPGAAQAIARLNQAGIPVIVVTNQSGIARGFFTEDEVEEVHNYLDKLLADQGASIDAYYYCPHHPAAIVKQYMVDCECRKPRAGMLSAAAAQENVSLAQAYLVGDKRSDLRAAVSAGARGILVRTGYGKETEQELLREAEATGAALVTNVVDDLTAAVEQILGTVSQSQPQGIKPPKFAASFRHYRPEIGQRYPRS
- the ppk1 gene encoding polyphosphate kinase 1, translating into MTQEITARLIDQNLKTSTTESEFSDPSWRDAYSDRDLGWLQFNSRVLHEALDQRNPALERVKFLAIFTSNLDEFFMKRIGLLRTRSQAERLKNRVIGPVPIQQRLHEMRQVIIPMLEKRGRCFRRDLKPLLAEHNIHLLDWDQLTDTQREKANLFFNRNVYPALTPLALDPGHPFPYMSNLSTSLGFVLRVPDSEENLFARVKVPNILPQWIQLDPEVDDARNYIRLADLIHYNAEKLFPGMSIIDSTLFRITRNSEVEIEDDDESESIRTIVAEELRQRKFEPVVRLELSENPNPWVRSLLMHQFDLSEDDVYEVPGELDYAGMWPLASLDIKDLRDETWNPIVPPDLAGEEADIFSVIKSGDFLVHHPYESFDASVEQFIRAAANDPKVVAIKMTVYRVGDDTPFVRSLIRAAETGKQVACLIELKARFDEERNLHWAKELEKIGAHVVYGVLGLKTHTKIALVVRQESDGIRCYAHIGTGNYHVKTARLYTDLGLFTCEPTLTTDVVNLFHALTGRSREPSFQKLLVAPTNMREQFLAKIRREIEFQKEGKPGLIIVKVNQLEDPEMCQAIIAASQAGVRVECIVRGFSCLRAGVPGLTENVTIRSIIGRFLEHSRIYYFQAGAEDPLDGEFYIGSADWMQRNLSNRVEAVTPIDLRAHRERLWEILDVLIKDRRQSWVMLPDGNYEQLLATDEDDDISRLGTHRTLMLLTQQRMKERIK
- a CDS encoding SGNH/GDSL hydrolase family protein, with product MPVFRTPLMSRLLLLSVAIVLSLSLGETLLAQSESENDGERLELRDGDRIALIGGTFIERTQYHGYFELAIQIANPDKKLAIRNLGWSGDEATAISRARFGDQKEGYNHLMKSVDLVNPTVILVGYGTNEAFQGEAGLESFKANYTKLLDDLQKKTERIVLITPPLMEKHPAPLPDPAAYNANVKLYQQAIKQLAYDRGYQSLDLTELSGDITKVTAEKLPQYLTSNGQHFTNVGYWYLSQKMADLLGFETTYDHTVSAAGELSGNWDLPYPRSPTGEYQDRIVLHVEGLSAGEHTIGVNDYPKVAASAAQWDKSVQVPAKPLMEKTEELRQAILRKNQLFFDRFRPQNETYLYLFRKHEQGNNAVEIPQFDPLIEEQDQKIFELKQAVPVTVHID